DNA sequence from the Ctenopharyngodon idella isolate HZGC_01 chromosome 14, HZGC01, whole genome shotgun sequence genome:
GTAGCAGGAAGTGGCTCATGTCAGCCGCTGGAGTAAATACACTGATTCCTCAGCTGAGGGTCCAGATGAACATGAAGATGAGGAAGAAGAACAGAATGTTTATACAGAAAGACCCCAATTCAGAAGCCAAGGAACCAGGTCGCTTGTGAAGGCATTTCATTTGTCAGCAAGGCAAAATACTGTGGCTGTTAAAgaatttgtaattattaataaaaacaaagaatctTGGCACAAAAGCATcatggaaaaatatttaatttgtcttgtATTTTCAGACTGCTGAACATTTTTACTATTTACCATGTGAAGAAATACCAATGTTTAATGCTATTTTCTTTGTCTAAACAGAAAAAGGAAGAAAATCTCCACTTTAAAGTCTTTTGCTGGCCCTAATGATGGCTGTGAGGATGAGGAGTCTCGGACTGGTTGTTCTGGGTTTAAGAGGCCGTATCtggtaaaacacacacatctgcTAAGATACTGTAAAATGCCCTAATTTGCTAGAAAACCCATTTGACTGACTTGTATCTATTGCAGCACGACAGGAGGTTCAGTTCAGCCTGGAATAAAGGATTTGCTTCCTGCAGCAGGTCAGATGATGTGGACCTGTGCAGTAGCCCAAATCTCCCATCATCCCATCAGGCTGTGTGCAGTTACCCTACAGCCGGCTCCAGTTCCACATACACAGAGGAAAACTCTAGAAATAAACAGCAATGCAACTCTTCACATAATCTACCAGCTGTCGACATAACCAGACATAGCGAAAGTCCTTCTGTTTCTTCTCGTCAGAAGTTTGGTGAAACTAAGATTGAGAAAGACTCCAAATGGAATAAATTCCTCACTCAGCGGGATGAGGAAGAGTATGATTATCAAGCTCATAATCTCTCTCATTACAATGACAACACAGTGACGCCTTATTTCACAGAAGCAGAAGACTTGGGTGTGGGTTGTAATGAGCGCAGATATCCATCGGATGAAAAGGTAAACAGTGGTGTTTGTGTGGATGGAAATGTATCCAAGAGTCACACCTCCAGGCCTTCAGGTTTTGAAAACCTGGTCTGTGAACAGCCTCCACAGGGAAAGACGCCATGTTCAAAGCTTTCTTTCAACTCCCTGTTCCTTACCGATGAAGACTTTGATGACACgttttaagaatattttaaatgttttctttcaagGACGTCTAACGAACAAAGTTGTATGATGTTACAATGTTCTCctcaataaatataaaaatgcattggtAGTTAAACTGTTGCTCAAAGTcttgcacatttaaaaaaaaatccaaatacaacaaatattttGGAGAAGCTTTTTATTGCGAATAGAAGGACAGGAATTTTAGAAGACCTACAGTGACATTTACCCAATTCCATCTGTTTATTCAAACTGAGAATAAAAATACCCCCAGGGTTTTGCTTCAACTAAAAACTCTGCTTAATTATGGAAATGCAAATAGAACATCCATAAACTATGATTACACAAATATAGAGCTCTACTTAACAACAACCTTAAAACAATATGCataaatgatgatgataataatgatCATTATAGCATGAAGTGttctaatgacagaaatgttgaatatttatatatattttgcataaaagcCCAATAATGAACTTAAGTATGTGCTCATCACCTGAGTAATTGATAGTGTTAACATTTACGGCAAAAATCTGTAATAAAAGAATGGAAAGATTGTTTTAGTAGAAAATAGGCCAGAAGTTGCAAACATCATTAGATATGGCCCAGGTCTTCTGTATTCCTGCGCTCCTCCTCTACTTCTTTGGGCCGGGTGTTTTGGAGTACTGGATGGTGTCCAGAGCAGATCCAATGTCAAAATTCTTGGCATGGAGCAGTCTGGTTAGCCATCCACCCTCATCGGTGAAGCCCATGGAGAGCATCTGAGAGAGAGACTCCACCAGCCTGGGGTCTGCATCTGAGGGAGAGGACACAAATTAGGTTGCTTGAATTGATAAACGGAGACCTGGAATTATCCGCTGGGCGTCAGCTCAATGACGATGCACTATACCTTGAGGAAGGTGTGGGTATAGAGCTGCCTCGCGCAGACCGGTGGGACCCTGTGTGTTGCTTGTGCTGGAGGCGGTACTTAGTGGGGTGGGAAGATCTGCCCCGTCCTGCTCCAACCTGAGGGACTGCAGCTCTCCTGTGGAGGGGTCCACCTCTTTAGAGCTGAGATGAGTCCATTCCTCATCACTGCCTTGGTCTTTTGTTTATTGTTCTTATTTTAGGTGATCTCATTGGAGTGCAGTGTCTGTTCCAGCAGACTGGCCAGGCACTGCAGGACATGAACCCAGACTCTGAGCAGACAGCAGAGCTTATTGATGACCTCAGTGTGGAGGAGCGAGATGAAGATGAGGGCTTCTTTGACATCAGTGAGAATCACACCATTACAGATCCGGAGGCTGTTCGTTGACCATCCTCCTCCACAATGACACTGGGTTCTTCCACCCTGGTCACAAGCAGTGCCACCTATATCTTGGGTTTCTCATACCCTTCACTGGTCCCTGTTCTGGCACATGGCCTCTCACAGTCTCCTGCATCACCTGGAACCCTCAGGAACTGCGGTCTCACCTCTTCCCTCTGagacattatatttagattatttaatttaatatttatttctgttctgttggcataattgtaaaataaaaacaaattggaAAGTGATTGCTTTTTGACTGTTTTATACAACACGTTAGTCAGTACACATCAGTACACTGCAACAATATAACAtttgtatatacattttgtgacatacatttttcagcatagttattattttatgggttgcatgtttgtttattacAAATAACAGATTGGCAAGTGTCTTGTTTGAACATGTAACCTAAAATGCTTAATCAATACAATAACTAAAACTACTAAATAGTAACACTGTtccattaatttatttaataacaaaagAATGTCAAAAAGCTCAactaaatatatgtatattttattaaccTTGGAACAGTAtgcattcaaaaatgtatttatttaatgaaattacatatagTCATTAGCTGGATTCCAATCCCGGTCATGGTTAGCACCTGCAATAGGAAACAGTGTAATATAAATGCGTGATTTCCCCAACACGAAGAAACTAGAAAATGTATCACCACGCAAATGCTACAGGAGTGCCTGAACGTCACATTTCacccttttcatttttttctttctcttctcttcaatatttgacttcataacttgtttgaatatggatattttttttacacaaattttatcgcttcacttcagaaggcctttattatcccCCCGGAgctatttatgatggatgaatgtggatggagacactttcttcagctcatactcattcaTCCTGTTCACTGCcgttataaagctcggatgcatgaggatatttattaatatttcttcgattatgtttatcagaaagaagaaagtcatatacacctaggatggcttgagggtgagtaaagcttgggctaattttcatttgaaagcgaactaatcctttaacgttAGAGTGAGCGGCCAtttaaagttgctactacttacatgttttagATGATAAGCCACATAGATAAGACATTAATGATCTGTCCCTCACGGACTGCGTAAATTCACCACTTCCTGTGAAGTTCTTTGTGCATCTTTAGACACCACTTAGAAGCGGTGCCGGTGCAAAGTTACAAGAAAAGTGATGCAAAAGAGTGAAACCTGAACTCTGAACGGCGTGGCATatattttcagacttttttctctttCGGCCAAAAaccaaaaatgccatttttggaCGATAATTTTCAGTGCATccatagtattcataaaacagtaggtgaaGAGAAGGGACACAACATTCAATGACAACATAATGAATGTAGTATGTCATTtggtttttaagttttatttatttatttgtttggggTTTGAGGTTAGAACTACTGTCAGTCTTCTGTCTAAAAGGCATGTGTTAAACTCGTGCCCTTGATATAAGAGTTGCAACAGACACATTGTAGCAGCAAATGATGATAACAAGTGTAATAAGTTCTAACTAAAATCTATTGAATAGATATGCAATGTTTCAATAATCAGAAACGTAGGCTGTACTCAGAAGTAGCTTGTATCCTTATGTTTACTTACGCTTGATGAAGAGACGGAAGCTGTCATCCTTCATATGAGCCAAACCAATGTTCAGCTCATCGTCAGAGGAGAAAGCGACCATGTCACCATCCTCATCTAGAGAAAACAGAGAGTTATTTTTCACACGTCACTACTATTGTGATTATGTTTTGATTTATTGAAAGTAGATTCAGCCGAAGTACAAACACTGGATATAACATTCATTTCACATGACATGGTCATTTATGGTAATAGCATTATAATGCCCACAAAACTTTGTCAATATGCAAaactatattttacaatatagaaGCCTATTACTTGTAAGCAAGCGTGCCCAAGTAGGGCTAGCTGCAGCCTGTGGTGGACATCCAACTCCGCCCACATCCAAGTGTGATGTCATAAGGCACGCCCGTGATGGGAAGTTCGGATCATTTCACTGACTCGGATCTTTGAATCTCGTTCATCAAAAACGAACTAATCTTTTTTCAAGTCATTTCGTTCATTTCAGcagaatataattaaaatgttacatgatAATAGCCAAATTCCAAAACAtatcaagaaaaagaaaaaaaaactgcaatgcAAGACCAAATGAGAAACAGAAACAATTAATTCATTGCTTCACTTGGTCTGTTAGTTCATTTTAACAGTCTGTTAGTTTACCTCACCTCCCAATCTGAGTCGTTTGTTCATCCCGTGacataataaatatgtatttctaTGGTGTCTCCCCATCCCTGTGTCGCCCTGGAAACCCCTATTTGTAGTATGTAGGTTTCCGATTGAAAGGGTTTTTCAGCGTAATGGTAGGTTTTGAGTGTTTCAGGTGTAAAGGTAGGTTTTATGTGGCTTTCAGTGTGGtcaaatacactatattgccaaaagttttgggacgcctgcctttacgttcccatgaactttaatgacatcccattcttaatccgtagggtttaatttGGAGTTGGCCCaacctttgcagctataacagcttcaactcttctgggaaggctttccacaaggtttaggagtgtgtttatgggaatttttgaccattcttctagaagcgcatttgtgaggtcaggcagtgatgttggcgagaaggcctggctcacagtctccgctctaattcatcccaaaggtggttgaggtcaggactctgtgcaggccagtcaagttcctccacactaaactcgctcatccatgtctttatggaccttgctttgtacactggtgcacagtcatgttggaacaggaaggggtcatccccaaactgttcccacaaagttgggagcatgaaattgtccaaaatgtcttggtatgctgaagcattaagagttcctttcactggaattAAGGGGTCAAGcacaacccctgaaaaacaaccccacaccataatcccccctccaccaaactttacacttggctcaatgcagtcaggcaagtaccgttctcctggccaccgccaaacccagactcatccatcagattgccagacagagaagcgtgattggtcactccagagaacacgtctccactgctctagagtccagtgacggtgtgctttacaccactgcatccgacgctttgcattgcacttggtgatgtaaggcttggatgcagctgctcggccatggaaacccattccatgaagctctctacacactgttcttgagctaatctgaaagCCACATTAAGTTTGGAGGTCTGCAGCTATTGagtctgcagaaagttggcgacttctgcgcactgtgtgcctcagcgtGCGCTGActccgctctgtgattttacgtggcctaccacttcgtggctgagttgctgttgttcccaattgcttccactttgttatgacgccactaacagttgaccgtggaatatttagtagtgaggaaatttcacgaatggacttattgcacaggtggcacaGTCTctatgcctaggtgcttgattttatacacctgtggccatggaagtgattggaacacctgaattcagtgatttggaggggtgtcccaatacttttggcaatatagtgtataataAGTAAATGATAAAGAATTGGGTGTGAGGGTTAAGTCTTCTCGATGTTCAAAGTTAATGAGGATAAGCACGCGATTTTCCCTCAAACCACTTCACCAGAAATCCAgctaatttcatttattaaggttaca
Encoded proteins:
- the mrnip gene encoding MRN complex-interacting protein isoform X1 — encoded protein: MVQEFHVLRCFSCQTFQVQQVKKSKKWVCKVCGEKQSLMKEFGRGAAADCRRHVQKLNALRGRLQEVSSERLVSQWEQDDEYENEDVHEGLDQDQMDKSEQEVAHVSRWSKYTDSSAEGPDEHEDEEEEQNVYTERPQFRSQGTRKRKKISTLKSFAGPNDGCEDEESRTGCSGFKRPYLHDRRFSSAWNKGFASCSRSDDVDLCSSPNLPSSHQAVCSYPTAGSSSTYTEENSRNKQQCNSSHNLPAVDITRHSESPSVSSRQKFGETKIEKDSKWNKFLTQRDEEEYDYQAHNLSHYNDNTVTPYFTEAEDLGVGCNERRYPSDEKVNSGVCVDGNVSKSHTSRPSGFENLVCEQPPQGKTPCSKLSFNSLFLTDEDFDDTF
- the mrnip gene encoding MRN complex-interacting protein isoform X2, with the protein product MVQEFHVLRCFSCQTFQVQQVKKSKKWVCKVCGEKQSLMKEFGRGAAADCRRHVQKLNALRGRLQEVSSERLVSQWEQDDEYENEDVHEGLDQDQMDKSEEVAHVSRWSKYTDSSAEGPDEHEDEEEEQNVYTERPQFRSQGTRKRKKISTLKSFAGPNDGCEDEESRTGCSGFKRPYLHDRRFSSAWNKGFASCSRSDDVDLCSSPNLPSSHQAVCSYPTAGSSSTYTEENSRNKQQCNSSHNLPAVDITRHSESPSVSSRQKFGETKIEKDSKWNKFLTQRDEEEYDYQAHNLSHYNDNTVTPYFTEAEDLGVGCNERRYPSDEKVNSGVCVDGNVSKSHTSRPSGFENLVCEQPPQGKTPCSKLSFNSLFLTDEDFDDTF